The proteins below come from a single Aegilops tauschii subsp. strangulata cultivar AL8/78 chromosome 6, Aet v6.0, whole genome shotgun sequence genomic window:
- the LOC109743575 gene encoding aquaporin PIP1-5, with translation MEGKEEDVRLGANRYSEHQPIGTAAQGGGADEKDYKEPPPAPFFEAGELTSWSFYRAGIAEFLATFLFLYISVLTVMGVVGNPSGSKCGTVGIQGIAWSFGGMIFVLVYCTAGISGGHINPAVTFGLFLARKLSLTRAVFYIVMQCLGAICGAGVVKGFQTTLYQGNGGGANSVAPGYTKGDGLGAEIVGTFVLVYTVFSATDAKRSARDSHVPILAPLPIGFAVFLVHLATIPITGTGINPARSLGAAIIYNKKQAWDDHWIFWVGPFIGAALAAIYHVVVIRAIPFKSRD, from the exons ATGGAGGGCAAGGAGGAGGACGTGCGGCTGGGCGCGAACCGCTACTCGGAGCACCAGCCCATCGGCACGGCGGCgcagggcggcggcgcggacgaGAAGGACTACAAGGAGCCGCCCCCGGCCCCCTTCTTCGAGGCCGGGGAGCTCACCTCCTGGTCCTTCTACCGGGCCGGCATCGCCGAGTTCCTGGCCACCTTCCTCTTCCTCTACATCTCGGTGCTCACCGTGATGGGCGTGGTGGGCAACCCGTCCGGGTCCAAGTGCGGCACCGTCGGCATCCAGGGCATCGCCTGGAGCTTCGGCGGCATGATCTTCGTGCTCGTCTACTGCACCGCCGGCATCTCCGGCGGCCACATCAACCCCGCGGTCACCTTCGGGCTGTTTTTGGCCCGGAAGCTGTCGCTTACCAGGGCCGTGTTCTACATCGTGATGCAGTGCCTGGGCGCCATATGCGGCGCCGGCGTGGTGAAGGGGTTCCAGACCACGCTGTACCagggcaacggcggcggcgccAACTCCGTCGCGCCCGGGTACACCAAGGGGGACGGGCTCGGCGCCGAGATCGTCGGCACGTTCGTGCTGGTGTACACCGTCTTCTCCGCCACCGACGCCAAGCGCAGCGCCAGAGACTCCCACGTCCCC ATCCTGGCGCCGCTTCCGATCGGGTTCGCGGTGTTCCTGGTGCACCTGGCGACGATCCCCATCACGGGGACCGGCATCAACCCGGCGAGGTCCCTCGGCGCCGCCATCATCTACAACAAGAAGCAGGCGTGGGACGACCAC TGGATCTTCTGGGTGGGCCCGTTCATCGGCGCGGCGCTGGCGGCCATCTACCACGTGGTGGTGATCCGGGCCATCCCCTTCAAGAGCCGCGACTAG